One Helianthus annuus cultivar XRQ/B chromosome 7, HanXRQr2.0-SUNRISE, whole genome shotgun sequence genomic region harbors:
- the LOC110868686 gene encoding putative nuclease HARBI1 gives MSMSANIIKPSANYNDEVPAHILNNPRYYPFKDCIGAIDGTHVRASVRLKDQTKYIGRKGYATQNIMAVCDFNMCFTFVWAGWEGSAHDTRIFNEALRRPELLFPHPTGDKYYVVDAGYPNTKGYLAPYKGQNIRYHIPEFQRGQSSAMRAPRGPKETFNYHHSSLRNIIERTFGVWKARWALLRDMHVNYTYEHQVSIVIASMAIHNFVKKCGMFDEAFNTAQQESYNPRGTSDELHEEVPSTNRTDDDGMLMAAIRDAIAQDVMESRRRT, from the exons ATGTCTATGAGTGCTAACATCATCAAGCCATCCGCAAACTATAACGATGAGGTGCCTGCTCATATATTAAATAATCCTCGGTATTATCCATTCAAGGATTGCATTGGCGCTATTGATGGAACACACGTGAGGGCATCGGTTCGATTGAAGGACCAAACGAAGTACATTGGTCGAAAGGGATATGCGACACAAAATATAATGGCCGTTTGTGATTTTAACATGTGCTTCACATTCGTTTGGGCTGGATGGGAGGGTAGTGCACATGACACCAGAATCTTCAATGAAGCCTTACGGAGGCCGGAGCTTCTATTTCCACATCCAACGGGTG ACAAATATTACGTTGTTGATGCCGGATACCCAAATACTAAAGGGTATCTTGCTCCATACAAAGGTCAAAACATTCGTTATCATATACCGGAATTTCAACGTGGACAGAGTAGTGCTATGCGTGCTCCTCGCGGACCAAAAGAGACATTTAACTATCACCACTCGTCATTGCGGAATATCATTGAACGAACCTTTGGAGTATGGAAAGCAAGGTGGGCATTATTGAGAGATATGCATGTTAATTACACATACGAGCACCAAGTGAGTATTGTGATAGCATCGATGGCGATCCATAACTTTGTCAAAAAGTGTGGTATGTTTGATGAAGCATTTAACACAGCCCAACAAGAATCTTACAATCCCCGTGGTACTAGTGATGAACTTCATGAAGAAGTTCCGTCTACAAATCGTACGGATGATGATGGTATGTTAATGGCAGCGATAAGAGATGCGATTGCTCAAGATGTAATGGAATCACGAAGAAGAACATAG